One Lycium barbarum isolate Lr01 chromosome 5, ASM1917538v2, whole genome shotgun sequence genomic window carries:
- the LOC132641258 gene encoding F-box/FBD/LRR-repeat protein At1g13570-like, protein MLPEGKRLGCQSVPPVTISNLPDNVIDVILMCLPLRDAVRTSILSKKWRYVWSRLPELTLDQTLWETTKDFISPTIKFTNIIYHILTLHSGPIMKFTLSIPNLGNCPKFDNLMYFLSKNDIQDLVLYLPNENPYSYKLPSSFFTCLRMRHLALENCLLHPPPDFNGFDRLVSLELYEVTITSKLLESLVNRSPLLERLVLRGLYIQDHIQVNAANLSCFKFTGSIKSISFKNVPLLEELLLWDTTPSENAGESDIAKWFDSCHALEYLHVNHGVVQSLAAGAGEVLTKLPCAFNCLRRLRLSDISLRELDEVSGAFCLIRSSPYLHDMEIKVFNDDDGEIPALDSLEGFKDVTFNHLRTVKLEGITGTKLEIQLIKLLLVKSPVLVRMQIEPGLGDNSPQTRLKLLVELIKFRRASTEAEVVYNLDYDTV, encoded by the exons ATGCTTCCTGAGGGCAAAAGGCTTGGATGTCAAAGTGTACCTCCAGTTACAATTAGCAACCTTCCTGATAATGTAATCGATGTCATTCTAATGTGTTTGCCTTTGCGAGATGCTGTGAGGACCAGCATCTTATCTAAGAAATGGAGGTATGTCTGGAGCAGACTTCCAGAATTGACGCTTGATCAAACACTTTGGGAGACAACAAAGGACTTCATATCCCCCACAATTAAATTTACAAACATTATCTATCACATTTTGACCCTTCATTCCGGACCGATTATGAAATTTACCCTCTCCATCCCTAACCTGGGAAACTGCCCTAAATTTGACAACTTGATGTATTTTCTTTCTAAGAATGACATTCAGGATCTTGTTCTTTATCTTCCAAACGAAAACCCATACAGCTACAAATTGCCATCTTCATTTTTCACTTGTTTGCGGATGAGGCATCTGGCTCTCGAAAATTGTTTATTACATCCTCCACCTGACTTCAACGGATTCGATAGGTTAGTTAGCCTAGAATTGTATGAAGTCACAATTACTTCCAAATTGCTTGAAAGTTTAGTCAATCGTAGCCCGTTACTTGAGCGTTTGGTGCTACGGGGATTATATATTCAAGATCACATTCAAGTTAATGCTGCCAATCTAAGTTGCTTTAAATTCACAGGCAGTATAAAAtctatttcttttaaaaatgtCCCTCTTCTTGAAGAACTTTTACTTTGGGATACAACACCTTCTGAGAATGCAGGGGAATCTGATATTGCCAAGTGGTTCGACTCTTGTCATGCTCTTGAGTATCTCCATGTGAATCACGGTGTTGTCCAG TCCTTGGCTGCAGGAGCTGGTGAAGTACTAACAAAGCTTCCTTGTGCTTTTAACTGTCTTAGACGTCTTCGCTTATCTGATATTAGTCTGAGAGAATTAGATGAGGTTTCAGGTGCTTTTTGCTTGATAAGAAGCTCCCCATATTTACATGATATGGAAATTAAG GTGTTCAATGACGACGACGGTGAAATTCCTGCACTAGATTCTCTTGAAGGCTTCAAGGATGTGACATTTAATCACCTCAGAACAGTTAAACTAGAAGGCATTACAGGCACAAAGCTTGAGATACAGCTTATCAAGCTTCTATTAGTCAAGTCCCCTGTGCTGGTGAGAATGCAAATCGAGCCCGGCCTAGGAGATAACTCTCCACAAACAAGACTCAAACTACTTGTAGAACTAATAAAATTTCGCCGAGCATCAACTGAAGCAGAAGTTGTGTATAACTTAGATTACGATACTGTTTGA